One Curtobacterium sp. MCLR17_032 genomic window carries:
- a CDS encoding DUF6286 domain-containing protein: MSSSSVERRLRRRSVHRSRSTAVSVALVVLVLVAAWIGTESVLRAVGAAPLLADPQTAVDAALKPDATFVTLVEVIAAALVIAGVVLVVLALKPGRQHRSVVPHDRGAVVIDSSIIASTARNAAGLAAGVPDAHTTASARGARTEVHVVPMSGVPVDSAAVEHAVAERLGRLDDRFGRHVTVRVSEKGTLS, encoded by the coding sequence ATGAGCAGCAGTTCCGTCGAACGCCGGCTGCGTCGCCGCAGCGTGCACCGTTCCCGGTCCACGGCAGTGTCCGTGGCGTTGGTGGTGCTCGTGCTGGTCGCGGCGTGGATCGGCACCGAGTCGGTCCTCCGTGCGGTCGGTGCGGCGCCACTGCTGGCCGACCCGCAGACCGCGGTGGACGCCGCACTCAAGCCGGACGCCACCTTCGTCACCCTGGTCGAGGTCATCGCGGCGGCGCTCGTCATCGCCGGTGTGGTCCTCGTCGTCCTGGCCCTCAAGCCCGGTCGGCAGCACCGCTCCGTGGTGCCGCACGACCGCGGTGCCGTGGTGATCGACTCGTCGATCATCGCCTCGACCGCCCGGAACGCCGCCGGCCTGGCCGCCGGTGTCCCGGACGCGCACACCACCGCGAGTGCCCGTGGCGCCCGCACCGAGGTGCACGTCGTCCCGATGTCCGGCGTCCCGGTGGACTCGGCAGCCGTCGAGCACGCCGTCGCCGAACGTCTCGGCCGTCTGGACGACCGGTTCGGCCGCCACGTCACCGTCCGTGTCAGCGAGAAGGGCACCCTGTCATGA